The DNA region agcctaggctgggtGTATATTATACCCCCATATCTGTCAGGAAGTAAgtaccttgtgttttgagactcAGAATAAAAGAACATTGTTATGCCATCTGTTTTCATATGATGCTTGGACCCTCTGTCATGATTCCTTCTACTAGCCCTTTGCTGTTTACAATCATCAGCTCAGAAGGacgggcagtgaggcaggagagtctGTGCTCACAACCTAGGCTTTTCAGCAGCTGAAGAGGAAGCAAGCTGAGAACCACACCCTCAGCAGACCCTCTGTACTTGTCCCAGCTTTTCAAACCTTATGGCAAGACCGTGGTGTCATCCTAGGTGGGCTGACGGGCTCATCTAGATGTTTGAGTTGGTGTCGAGATGCTCAAAACATCTTTGAGGTAAAATATACCCGGGTATTAatgtcagaaaaacaaaataaacattccTAAGGGATTTCATAGCCATGACCAAAATGCACAGATGTGACCAATGTGTACTTCCAGCAGGGAAGACTGGCGGGGCTTGATTTCTCTCCAGTGGACCCACTAGGAGATCTGCCTGAATTACAGACAGGCCTTTCCTCTCACTTGCACCTTTTTGATGTCCTTTCTTTCTAGATGCAGCCATCAAAGCAGACATTAACCAGTGGAGGATAAAATTAGATAATTATTCTACACAGGAACTCGGGAGAACCATCGTCTACCTGAATGGCTCCGCTCAGGAGTGCCGCTTCAGAGAGTGCAACATGGGAAACCTGATCTGTGATGCCATGGTGAGACGCCTTCAGGGCAAAGCGGCTGCAtctagggagggaggaaaggaagatggagagaaggtACAACAAGGGACAGAATTAGGGACTTTGGTACATTCAGTGTCCAGACAGATGGATGACTGGTTTCATACTGAATAATTTGGCAAGGAGGCTCAAAGAGCTTAGGGGAGTGTCACTTTACTGCTTTACAAAGACGAAAACCTTTTAAAATACGTCTTCCTTAGATGTCCAAATCTGAGGTTTCTCTTTCCATAAGATGATCTGAAGACAGGAAGTGCACCAGATATTGACACAGTACGTCTGCTTGGACCTGACTTGACAGAGCAGGTCTTCCCTGGTTTGTCTTCTTGGCTCTATAAAAAGCATGAGCCTATATAACTTGTACTTCTTTTCCAAGCACAGAAGGAAAATACATAGTTATGATAGAGTAGTGGATTtctctaaatttgaggccagcctgatttatacAGCAAGCCCTAGGACACtgagagctacatagagagactctggctcaaaacaaacaaagcatgtgttttcaCATGCTGTAGCTGAACGTGTGCTTTGTAAAAGGAAAGTAAGGATGAAGCTGATTTGATTGCCTATTCCTGGCATAAGGTAGGTAAAGGACAGGCTGGAGCATCCTGTTGTCCTGGAGCAGTCTTGACACCAGCTAGAGAGAGCCTGTTGCTATGTGCCTTAGCTGGGGAATAGGTTTGAGGAGTTGGTCAGGAGTCCTCTGTCCTAAAAGAGTGACATGGGTCTGGTCACAGTATACTTTAGCTTCTGACTGATTGAAGGCTAATAAAAGATAGGTTAATAATTGTTTTATGATTAATGATGTATACAATGAGTTTTAGTGACAGTTGGGAAATCTCTGGGGACATGGGAGTAGGGAAGAATACTTTGTTTTCTCAGTAAAGATAATCAGATTCCTGGAAATGATACCAAGAAAGAAGACCTGAGTAACTAAATTTCCACTCTTGTAGATTAACAACAACCTCAGACACCCAGATGAAATGTTTTGGAACCACGTGTCCATGTGCATTGTAAATGGAGGTGGCATCCGGTCCCCCATTGATGAGAGGAACAATGGTATGCACCTGGCCCCAGCTTCTCTAGCTGTCTCTGGTGTCTCTTCCCCAACTGTGCCCACAGCACCCTCTGCTGCCCACCACGAACCAACATACTGGTCTTATAAGTTTGTGTTAGAGCTATTTAAGCCCAGTGCTTGGacaaatgaatacacacacacacacacacacacacacacacacacacacacacacatatttcataCAGATGTAGGCACCAAGTAAAACCCATGCTTTCTCTAAATTTCTGGCTTGAAAAGCTATTGCTCCTGTTTTATAAAAAGTATTGAACATTTTTACTTCTGGTAAGAAAAAGATCAATGCATTAGCTTTCTATGCTGGAAGacacactttatttatttacagataCCCGAGGTCCTATGATACATTAAAACAAATCCACTAGACAGACACTGAAAGCTCTCCTGCGGTCATCCCTAACATACTGTTATACCGTTTAGTGTAGTCTCCAAGCTCATTTTAGGTAAATAGGGCAGGTGGCTAGAACACACTGCTTGTGTAGAACTATGCAGTGTTTAACCAAGTCCTGGAGATTCAGCCTAAACCAGGAGATCCAAAGCTGAAAACGGTGGACTTGGTCCTTGGAGAGCTCAACCGCCTTGCAGAGTAGTGATCAGCAGGGCAGAAGCTTTCGATTTATTCCCTCCCAAAATTAAACACAGCTGCTGTgacttccctcccctttcttccctcagcCCAAAGGGAGCTGGTCTCTGGGTAAGCGTATTCTTgagctttttttccttcctgcttcACTTCTAACTACCTAAGGTACCATCACCTGGGAGAACCTGGCTGCTGTGCTGCCCTTTGGAGGGACATTTGACCTTGTCCAATTGAAAGGGTCCACCCTGAAGAAGGCTTTTGAGCACAGTGTGCATCGATATGGCCAGTCCACAGGGGAGTTCCTGCAAGTGGGTGGTAAGTGGCACATCCTACAGGGCACATTGTCCCTCAAGGTGAGGCCATCTCATCTCCCTGCTCACCCCTTCTATGGTTGGGCTGCTTTGGATTTTCTCCCAGTCAACCGCATCTTTCAGTGATGATGGACTCTTGGAGTCACTGAGGTTAGGTTGAGGACAAAGTTCCAAGCCCCTGGCAATGAATTCTTTTGCCAACCTTGATTTGGACACCAGAAAATGTATCTATCCATGGGAGCTGACCTCCCAAACACTAGTCAGATCAGTTGACATGAGGTCTTTCTGTAGGAATCTTACTTGTGGGTGGATGCTTGtaacattctttttgtttgtttgtttgcttgtttttcgagacagggtttctctgtgtagtcttggcagtcctggaactcactctgtagaccaggctggccttgaactcagagatctacctgcctctgtctctccagtcctggtATTAAAGGTTTTCACCACCACAACATAGCACATGTAACATTcttaagcaaaaacaaaagctttATTCATTATAGTTAACTGCCTGTGACCATATTAGGGTTCAAAGGaactaagagagaaaaaagacaaTCTGCTCTGATCCTGCTGGGAGGAAGGCAGGGTGCCAACCCCAGTGATCTTACTTAGCCCagaatgacctcaaactcactatgtagccaaagtTGGCCTttaactcttgatcctcctgcccccatctcccaaatgctggtaATATAGTAACGtcccactgtgcctggcttcatTCTTTCGAGAGTATTTACTCtgtcaaattttatttaatattcactCCTGGCTAAACTCAAACTATGTAGCTCTCAAATGTGTTGcgatcctcctgctcctgggtTAGGATTTCCAAGaatgtacctcattttcattTTAGTTCACGGAACTGAATGCTGGGTGCGGCTGTCTGACAGGAGACCCTGACCTGTGGTCTGTGGGGTAACCCTGACTTAGAGGACATTTTTCCAGGGCAGAGACAAGGACCTGTGGTGTTCTCATGTTCTAGCAAAGTGCTGAGTACGCTTACCTGTGTAAATCACCAAATCCCAAATTGCTACACTCAGTCTTCAGAGCTGTTGCAAATGCTCCATTGCAATGATGCACACATCCCTTAATTTCCAAACCCAGTGAGTCATCACTGGACCAATTAATTCAGGATTATAGAGAGGAAAAATACGGGATTTCTCCCAGCAAAACCACCCTTGCCTTTCTGAGGTCAATTCTCCTGGAGGACTCAAGGATGAAGCTGAGGGGAGGTACACCATCACCAATAGTCCCAATGAAATTCACTAGAACAGTAACTAAAGTAACACAATCTAGTATCCCAGTTCTAGATCTTGGCCAAAAGCCTTTTCATAGGCAAAAGTCCCCTTGGACTCAGCAAAAACATGGTCTCATTTCTCTTCTAGGAATCCATGTGGTGTATGATATTTCCCGAAAGCCCTGGGACAGAGTGGTCCAATtaaaagttctctgcaccaagTGTCGAGTGCCCATCTATGAGCCTCTCGAAATGGATAAAGTGTATAAAGTGGTCCTCCCAAGCTATCTGGTCAACGGTGGGGATGGATTCCAAATGATAAAAGATGAATTATTAAAACATGACTCTGGTAAGCACAagtgtctcttcctctcctgttccCAAAGGTATTCAGCACAAAAGAACTGGGCAGAGAAGAGCAAGGCAGAAGAGACCGATGCCTTTGTTGCTGGTTCCCTCCTGCTTTTGCTAACAACCGCACAGCACTGGCAAGCATCATGCCATCCCTTCCCCAGTACACATGATCCCATTTATCCAACTCCAGGGAAGACACACTTAttagagatagggtctctctaggTAAtcatggctggcctggagcttactaTGAAGatcaggccagcctggaactcagagagattctcctgcctctgcttcccaagcattgggattaaaggtgtgtgctgtcacACCTGGTCCATGATTATTTTAACAGTAATCTACTGTGTATTAACAGTGCCAGGTATTAATAGCTTCAATTATGAATCCACATGGCATGATTTAAATAATAAGATTCTTTGGGTCATTGTGGATCTGTCTCAGCAAGTCTTATCTCTTTATCCACCTTCTTCTGGAAGAAACCTTCAGTGTCCCATCAACAAGTATGTGAAGATGTTGAACAGACAGCATGAGAAAGAAAGCCACCTTTATTTCTCAACTAAGTCTTGGCCCAGGTCCCCAGTGCCCTGGGCTCTAGTCTATTACAGCTGTGATGCCAACAGCCTCTTAGAAGCCTTAGGGCAGAGGAAATGTGCTGCTCCCTGTTGCCCAGTGCTGAAGCTCGTGTCGAGAACATAGCGCCATCAAATTCTTTGAACTTAAAACTACCAGCATTTTTGTCTTCTAAGATGCTTTACCCCTGGAATCAAGAGAGATGTCTTCTCTTTTTCAACTCCAACAACTTTAGAGACTTAATTTCTCTTATTGttaatagatctttttttttctagagtagaataatatatgttttctttttccaggtGACCAAGATATCAGTGTGGTTTCTGAATACATCTCAAAAATGAAAGTAATTTACCCAGCAGTTGAAGGACGGATCAAGTTCTCTGCAGCAAGTCATTACCAAGGAAGCTTTCCTTTAATAATTCTTTCCTTTTGGGCAGTGATCCTTGTTTTGTACCAATAACAGGAAGTCTTGTCCTTGGTGTCAAACTGCATTTTTCTTCCAGTGATATTCAAATCTGCCTCTGGAAAGCTGGCTTTGTGATGGTGCTCATCATCCTCAAGGCTCCAGGCAGATGCTCTTCACAAGGAAGAGACTGTAATATCATTTGTTGGGACCAGCAACTCAATGAGCAGAGAGTCAAAGTGAACCAACAGGGTCCTTCTGGAAGGTAGTGGGTAGGGGAAACATCTGGGTGTAGTTTGCACATCCACATAACACATCTGGCTACCACTGAGcctcaaaaataatttttcccTTTCTATTCATTTCTAATCCATCAAACAACTGATGTTTACATAGAACTTTATCATTGCCAGTTCTGGTGGCACATGCCCGTGGTCACAGAacttgggagggaggagaggatggctgcaagttctaggccagcctgacctatgtAGAGTTTCAAGCCAGTTAGCTAGACATCAAGactcacacaaacaaacaaaaccattatAATTTACAAGTAGATTTCTGTAGACAAGTATTGTGATGTTAATCAGAAAGGGTTGACTTGTTCAAGGCCATAAATCTCTAAACAATACATCTAGGACCTGAACCCAAGTCTTTTTACCTCAAGTCCAATACTCTCTCCTACAGTCAagtctcctctcttcctgccaatGGCCCCAGATGACAAATCTCTGTTTCAGCCCTCCATACTATCCTTTCTTTTGGGCTCCTATTGTCTCTCAAGTTTGAGAGAGTAACTACTGGACAGGACATGTGCCTTTGATGAGTCACAGACAAACTGTATAAAGCAGATAATGGGTTAGTCCAGGGAATGCAAAAGGCAGTCAGGGAcagtggagaaagggaaaggagaatgtGACCAGGACTGATACAttatagaagagagaatgggtATTTAGATGTGTTACACAAACACTAGTTAAGAAGCAGggcataggggctggggatttagctcagtggtagagcgcttacctaggaagcgcaaggccctgggttcggtccccagctccgaaaaaaagaaccaaaaaaaaaaaaaaaaaaaaaaaaaaagaagcagggcATGACTCCAAAGCAGAACACTGGTTCTTGTTAACTCCTGTGTGATTCCAAAAGtcctgcctctctccttccttcttcctcacaTGGGAGGTGCACCAGAGGTCTCCCTAAAATAAACTGTAATTCTAAACCTGATCTGTCCTGTCCAAGATGCCAATATAGCTCTTGTTCTAGTCACACCATGTACATTACGGGAAAATCCAGTGTTCTGGAAGGCAAGAGTGATTTTAAGAAGTGGTATACATAAATGTTTGAAGTCACTGAGACTCAAAGCCCAAGCAACCACTGTAAGACATACTCCAGTCAAGATATGAGAGGACCAGCAGGACAGGGAGCCCTATGGGATGCCCAAGAGATACCCAGACTGATGAAATTATCTATGCCCACAGAACGGCAGACAAGACAGTCCTGTGTCCAAGTGAGCACGGTTAGCACTGTAACAGAAATTAAGAAACCTTAACTACCAACCAGCAGCTAGATGTTTAGACAGGGAACATGTTTGTTTCCTAGTGTTTACAAATATTAAATACTCTTGACATCTTAAAATTTCCAATCCTTTTATGAAGTTTGTTGCAGTGAAACAATGCCTTCAGTTCTTTGAATGTATGGATCAGTTATAAACACAAATGTCAATAGGACTGTAAAAGATAAAGGTGCATATGAGGTATATTTTTTATGCTTGGTCAGTAAATGAGGAGAAATCTTATTATAGCgtaatttttaaagaacattttataatttttctaagtatgtgtatatgtatattttatgcaGCAGTACTGAGAAATGACTTTGGACTACTTTGTAATTGTAAATTCCGGACAATAAAGCTGAAGACATATTCCTGTCTTTGGTCTTACTTCTCTTAAACACTGTACCCACCGGGAATACAGCAAGGGCGATTTTTCACCAGGATCATTCGTCTTGGTCATAAACACATTCTCATCTGGTAACCCTTCCCTTCTCTCACTTCAAAATTGAGAAGAAAAATTCATACAATTTTTTTAAGCAGGAGAAAAaagtcttttctctcttttcttcttttaaaggaaATCTCAACTTTTCTTTATCTAGTCTTGCTTTACTCCTCAGTGAAAATTGACCAGTCTCTAGATAAAACACTAGAGATGGGGTTATTTAAACCTGAGATTCCAGACATGACTGTAGAATAAGGTCACGACAAACCAGGTAAATACAATCAACACCAGTCTTTGTTAACTTCCTTGAACTTTTGCTTAAATGTGTGCTACTGTTCTGTACTAAACTTAAGTGGCATCCAAATTTTCTTGCTCAACCTAAAACCATACTTAATATTTTTGTATCAGCTAACAAAATTTGGATTATTTATGGTGTAtaacatgttttaaaatgtgtacCAATACTGTGAAATGGCTGTGCCAAGCTGATTATCAATGCCTTCTCTGTGCTTGCTTTTAATTTCTCAGTGGCTACATTTCTACAAGagtcccttttccccttcctccattGTCATCCCTCTCTGGTATTCCCTTTGTCTTCTTAATATACCTCTCTACTGACATAATTTAGAAATCTAAAATATAATCCTGGGCTGAAGAGCcatctcagtggctaagagtatcTGATACTTTTgccgaggacccaggttcaattcccagcacccacaattcCCAGCTTACAGCCGTATGGGATTTAGCAGCATGCTCTGTCCTCTAAGAGCACCAGACatacaagtggtacacagacaaatATGCGGTCAAAACacccacaaacataaaaataatcaatACATTACAATTATGATGGTACACAATCACTTATCTATAGTCAGCGGGAGGCATACACTTCAGTGTGCCAACATTTCTCTCACTTTGGCAGTTAACTATACAAAAACTGAGAGATTACCACAGGCCACATTCCTGCCTCCAAATTCCTGTCTACTCTGTCTCATCAGCGTCTTCCCATAACAGATCTTCTGTCTACCACATCCTTTGTGCCTGGTACTGCTGGGGCACAAACAGGAAGCACAGGGATGAGTAAGACATAGCTCTGTGTCCACAGCTCAGCAAAGTGACAGAAAACGACATTAATCCTAAAAACAGAAACTCAAGCTTCTGTCTAGCCATTATCTCTTCCTGTCCCTAGGAGGCATTGCCACTCTTACGTTGGTAGATTCTGTGCCTTGTAGTAGGACAGCTAGTGTCCAAACCCCGAGCCACAGAAGGGGATATCCAACCTACTGATGACCACAGTCCCATTCATCTTGATTGAAGCTATTGGTCCACGGATAAGAATGCTAACCAAACCAAGACAGTAAGAAGCCTGCAGTGACCATTTTTACTCATACGTAAATGTAAGACAAGCTTTTCCCTGCCGTCTATACAGTG from Rattus norvegicus strain BN/NHsdMcwi chromosome 8, GRCr8, whole genome shotgun sequence includes:
- the Nt5e gene encoding 5'-nucleotidase isoform X1 — translated: MILHHWGKKLKFETTTKKERKEERKKGREEERKEEREKRKEKKEQKALGNHEFDNGVEGLIDPLLRNVKFPILSANIKARGPLAPQISGLYLPYKVLSVGGEVVGIVGYTSKETPFLSNPGTNLVFEDEVTALQPEVDKLKTLNVNKIIALGHSGFEMDKLIAQKVRGVDVVVGGHTNTFLYTGNPPSKEVPAGKYPFIVTSDDGRKVPVVQAYAFGKYLGYLKVEFDDKGNVVTSYGNPILLNSTIREDAAIKADINQWRIKLDNYSTQELGRTIVYLNGSAQECRFRECNMGNLICDAMINNNLRHPDEMFWNHVSMCIVNGGGIRSPIDERNNGTITWENLAAVLPFGGTFDLVQLKGSTLKKAFEHSVHRYGQSTGEFLQVGGIHVVYDISRKPWDRVVQLKVLCTKCRVPIYEPLEMDKVYKVVLPSYLVNGGDGFQMIKDELLKHDSGDQDISVVSEYISKMKVIYPAVEGRIKFSAASHYQGSFPLIILSFWAVILVLYQ